In Sulfitobacter sp. LCG007, the sequence GTCCCTGACCAGAGCCGATGTCATCGCACGGCTGGAAGCGGTCGGCGTGCCGGTGGGCCCAATCAACGACGTGGCGGAGGCGCTCGGATCCGATCAGGCCAAGGCCCGCGGCGCGGTCGTCGAGGTGCCTGTGCAGGGAATGCAGGAAGGGGTCCTGCGGCTGCTGGGCAATCCCCTCAAGCTCTCGCGCACGCCCGTAAGCTATCGCCGCCCGCCCCCGCGCTTCGGGCAGGACGGCGAGGCGGTTCTCGCTCTTCTCGCGGAACCGGCGGAAAAGCCCTGAATGCGGGCATCCGATCCGGCCTGAGAGCCTTTGCGGGCTCAAACATTCCACGATTTCAGACACGTGGCTTCACGTTCACGTGCTGCGTCCTACAGGTCCCTCGGAGGCGGAAGATTATCGGCTAAACCGGGCACATCCTATGTATGAGAGGCGCCCGGATGATCCACGATATCTGCCGCAGTCCCGTATCGATCGGGTCTACCCAGGGGCTCGCGCACTGGAATGCGATGATCCGCGCATTTCTGGCGCATGGGACCGAAACGCCCGCGCATCTTGCAAGGCTGCTCGAAGCCGAACCGGATTTCGCGATGGGTCATGCAGCGCGTGGTCTGTTCTCGCTGTTGCTGGGGCGCGCCGAAATGATCGCCGTGGCGCGGGAGGCCTCTGCCGACGCCCATGCCGCCGCCCTGCGCTGTACACCTTACCCGCGAGAGCAGGCATGGATTGCGGCGCTGGATCGCTGGCTGGACGGACGGCCCGGCGCATCCATCGCGGCGCTGGAGGACGCGCTCGGCCTCGAAGCCGCGGATACGATGTCCGCCAAGGTCTCGCACGCCATCCGCTTCGTGCTGGGAGACGCCGCGGGGATGCGCAGATCCATCGAACGGGTCCTGCACGCGCATGACGCGGATCACGCCTGCAGGGGCTATGCACTGGGGTGCCACGCCTTCGCGCTGGAGGAGACAGGCGATTACGGCGCCGCCGAGGAGGTGGGGCGCGAGGGGCTTTCACATGCGCCTGACGATGCCTGGGGCCTGCACGCGGTTGCGCATGTCTACGACATGACCGCGCTTCCCAGCCTCGGGATCAGGCTGATCGACAGCCACAGGTCCGTCTGGTCGCACTGCAACAATTTCCGTTACCATGTCTGGTGGCACAAGGCGCTGCTGCATCTCGACCGGGGCGAATACGATGTCGCCCTGTCGCTTTATGACAGCCAGATCCGCGCTGACCGCACGGACGATTACCGCGACGTCGCGAACGCGACATCGTTGCTGGTCCGGCTCGAACTGGACGGGGTGGCGGTAGGACCGCGCTGGGAAGAGCTTGCCGATGTGGCCGAGCGGCGCAGCAGTGACGGCTGTCTTGTCTTTGCCGACCTTCACTACATGCTGGCGCTGGCGGGGGGCCGTCGCGATACCGCCCGCATTCGCATGTCGGCGCGATTCGCACGCGACAGCAGGCGGCCGGGCGAAATGAACCAGCGATTCGCAAACCCCGGTCAGGCGGCGCTCGCCGGCCTCAACGCCTTCGCCGAAGGGCGATACGACTCGGCGTTCCGGAACCTTTTGGCAGCCAGACCATTTATGCAGAGGATTGGCGGCAGTCATGCGCAGCGCGACGTGTTCGAAAGGATAACGATAGATTCGGGACTCCGTGCGGGGCAGTACGATATGGCGGATGACCTGTTGTGCGACAGGCTGCGCAGGCGGGGCGGAAATGAAGACAGGTATACCGCAAGCAGGCTTGCCCGGCTCGACCGCATCAGGCGCATTCCCGCACAATAACAAGTCGGTGCAAAGGGGGGCTTGTAAGCGCCTGAATTGAGATGCACAGAGCCCCGCCATGACCCTTGCAGATCCCGAAAAGATTCCCATGTCCACCATTGCCCAGACGCGGAGTTCCGCGAAGGCGCCCGCACGCGTGCGCGACCCTCGTCTGGACTTCTTCCGTGGCCTTGCGATGTTCATCATACTTGTGGCGCATACCCCCCAGAGCTGGTTCCCGCTGGTCATCCCGGCGCGCTTCGGCTTCTCGGATGCAACAGAGATATTCGTGTTCTGTTCGGGCATGGCTTCCGCCATCGCCTTCGGCAGCGTTTTCCGCAAGCAGGGCTGGTGGATGGGCACGGCGCGGGTCGCCTTCCGCTGCTGGCAGGTCTACTGGGCGCATATCGGGACCTTCCTCGCCATCGCCGCGGCGGCGGTCGCAATGAATGCCTCAGGATTAGGCATTCGCGACTATGTCGAGCAGCTCAACCTGGGATTCTTCTTCAACGACACACCGCAGAACCTTGTCGGTCTTCTGACACTGACATACGTGCCGAATTACTTCGACATTCTGCCGATGTACCTGATCGTTCTCGCGATGATGCCCTTTGTGGTTGCCTGTTACAAAGCCCATCCTGCCCTGGCGCTGGCGCTTGTCGTCGGCGTATGGATCGCCGCGCAGTTCAACTGGCTCGAAATGCGTGCCGAGCCCTGGTCCGATCGGGAATGGTTTTTCAATCCTTTCGGCTGGCAGCTCGTTTTCTTCACGGGCTTCGCCTTCATGTCGGGCTGGTTGCCGAAACCGCCGAGAAACCGCGAACTGGCCCTGGTGGCGGCCGTCATCGTGGTCGTGACCGTACCCTTCGCCTATTACCGCATCATTTCGGCCTTTCCCGCCATCGACGCCTGGCGCATCGAGAATGACATCCTGATCGCCAAGACCGATTTCGGCATCCTGCGCTATGTGCACTTCCTCGCCCTGGCCTATCTTTGCTGGGTTGCGGTGGGGAAAGCGGGGCACCGCATCCTGCCTCCGACCGGCGACGCGCCTCTGGCTGCGGTCTGGCGGCATGTGCTGGCCTGGATCATGAAGGTCGGCCAGCAGTCACTTGCCGTATTTATCACCTCGATGTTCCTCGCCCGCGTCCTCGGGCTCGCGCTCGACATGATGGGCTCGGAATCGCTGTTCAATCAGGTGATCGTGCTGTTCAGCGGCTTCGCGATCCTGATTGTGGTGGCGCAATGTGTCGGCTGGTTCAAATCCCAGCCGTGGCGCCGTGCGCAGGTGGCGAAGTGATCCGCCGCGAAGCCCTGTCGCTGCTCGCGGGACTGGCGCTGTCCCCCTTTGCGGCACGTGCGCAGACAGCGGAACCGGGCCTTCAGGTCGGTGCGTCGGAACCCTTCGACCCCCGCGTGGTCGTCGATCGCGCGCGCGATATGGCCGCCGGTCCCTATGTGCCGCGCCCGAAAATACCGCAAAGCTGGCTGGACCTCAGCTATGACCAGTATCGCAGCATCTGGTTCGACAGCCGGAACGCGCTTTGGGAGAACACCGAGACACCGCAGCGCGTCGACGTGTTCCCACCCGGCCTCTACTTTCCGCAGGCGATCGAGCTCAACACCGTCGAAGGCGGCCTCGCGCGCCGCGTGAAGTTCGACCTGGGTGTTTTCGACAAGACGGACCAGTTTCCCGACGTCAAGCTGGACGACACACTGGGATATTCGGGCCTGCGTCTGCGCGCCGAGCTTCACCAGGAAGGCATATTCCAGGAGTACGCGGTCTTTCAGGGCGCGAGCTATTTCCGCGGGATCGGGGCTGACGAAGGCTATGGCCTGTCTGCGCGCGGGCTCGCGCTCAAGACCGGCGATCCGGAGGGCGAGGAGTTCCCCGACTTCGTTGCCTTCTGGGTGGAGCGCCCTGAACCGGGCGTGAAATCGGTGGTGTTGCACGCCCTTCTGGACAGCCCGAGCTGTACCGGCGCCTACAGGTTCGACATTCTGCCGGGCGACACCTTGCAGATGGATATCTCGGCGACCATTTTCGCCCGTACGGATCTGAGCCGCATCGGCCTCGCGCCACTGACATCGATGTTCCTCTTTGACGAAACCATGCGTGATCGTTTTTCGGACTACCGGCCCGCTGTACATGACAGCGACGGCCTGCTGATCCGCAACGGCTATGGTGAGGTCATCTGGCGCCCGCTCTGCAATCCCGTCGCCCTGCAGCTAAGCGCCTTCTCCGACGAGAACCCCCGAGGCTTCGGCCTGATGCAGCGGGCCCGCCGCTTTTCCAACTTCAATGACCTCGAGGCGCTCTATCACCGCCGGCCTTCGGCCTGGATCACGCCCCAGGGCGACTGGGGAGCCGGCTCGGTGGTGCTGGTCGAAATTCCGTCCGACAAGGAAATCTACGACAATATCGTGTGTTTCTGGCGTCCGTCCGAGCCCGTTCCCGCCGGAGGCGAACTGAGCTTCCGATATGCTCTCGACTGGGGCGACGCGCCCGTCCCGCCCTCGGATCAGAGGCTGCGCGTGATCGGTACAGCCATCGGCGGGCATCTCGGCGATGAGACCGTGGTGGTGATCGATTTCGAGAATTCGGCGCTTGTTCCGGAAGACCTGGCGCGGGTCGAGCTTTCGCTGCAAAGCAGCAAGGAATCGCTTACGCACAGCGCCGTCCAGAGAAACCCTGAAACCAAAGGGCCCCGAGCGACGTTCAGCTTTGATCCCGGCGATGAGGACCTCATCGAGTTCAGCGCGCAGTTGCGTCTCGATGGAACTCCTCTGAGCGAGATGTGGCAATACCGATGGACTTCTTCATGAACGAGACCGCCAGCAATTACGCCTCGGGACTTATGCCTCTGCGCCAGCCCCTCGAGATGCGACCGCAGGACCTGCGTCACGCACCGGCGCATCGCGCCGCCATGTCCGCGCCGATGCGGCGCGCCGCACTTCTTCGTCTGGCAGTCTTCGGTCCGGCGTTGATTGGCACCGCATTGCTGCTGAACGGGATATACGGCTGGCTTTCGGCCTCGGGCATGGCCGGGCTGGAATGGCTTCTTCTGCTGATGATCGGGGCGACCTTCATCTGGGTCACGTTGTCCGTCAGCACTGTCGGCGTGGCGGTGGCCGGTCTGCTCGCGACCGAGCGTGACCGGGAGGGCAGCAACGCGGATGTCGATCCCCTGAATGTTGCCCTGCTGGTCCCGATTTACAACGAGGTCCCCGCCGACGTTTTCGGCAATGCTTCGGCGATGCTGAAGGAACTCGCCCGCCGCGCCGGCCGGCACACCTATTCGCTGTTCATTCTCTCGGATACGCGTGACGACGGTATCGCCGAGGCTGAACTGCGCGCGCTTGCTGCACTGAGGACCGAGGCGCCCGAAGGGTTCGAGGTCTATTATCGCCGGCGCGCGCAGAATACCGACAAGAAGGTCGGAAACATCCTCGACTGGGTTACGGGCTGGGGAGCGGGATACGATGCGATGCTCGTTCTGGATGCCGACAGCCTCATGACCGGACGCTGCATCGAGCGGCTCGCCAACGAGATGAGCAGGGACCCGGATGCGGGCCTGATCCAGAGCTTCCCCATGCTGATCGGGGCTGAGACGCTTTTCGCCCGCATTCAACAGTTCTCGAACGTCGCCTACGGCTGGCTTCTCGCCGAAGGGCTGGCAATCTGGTCGCGCAGCGAAGGCAACTACTGGGGCCATAACGCCATCATCCGGACCCGCGCCTTCGCGGAATGCGCGGGGCTGCCGCATCTGCGGGGATGGAACGGCCGCCACGACCTCATCCTGAGCCACGATTTCGTCGAAGCCGGTCTTCTGCGCCGCGCCGGATGGCGGGTGCGGTTCCTGCCGCGCGTCTCCGGAAGCTTCGAGGAAACGCCCGGAACCCTCATCGATTACGTGCTGCGCGACCAGCGCTGGTGCCGCGGCAATCTCCAGCACCTTCGCCTGCTCGGGACAGCCGGATTCCATCCCGTTTCGAGATATCACCTGTTCCACGGCGCGGTCGCCTATCTGCTGTCGCCGGCCTGGTTCGCGCTTCTGGTGATCTGGTCCCTGCTGGGCAAGGACTCCGAAACCAACGTGATCCGTTACTTTAACGAATCCAACCCGCTGTTTCCGGACTGGCCGCCCGAGATGAGCCATATCGATTCGGCGGTCTTCCTCGTGATCATGTATGCGATGCTGCTGACACCGAAACTTGTGAGTGCCGGGATCATCGCCGCGCATCCCAAGGCCCAGCGGGTCTTCGGAGGCCGGGGCGCGTTCCTGTCCGCCGTGTTCTTCGAGATCCTGCTGTCGATCCTCTACTCGCCGATCATGATGATCCAGCAGACCCGCGCCGTCTTCCGCGCGGCGGTCGGGACGCAATCTGGCTGGAATCCCCAGGCGCGCAAGGCACAGGCCTATCCGCTCGCCACCCTTATCAGGTTCCATTGGCCGGAAACGCTGATCGGGATTCTGCTTGCCATCGGCCTTTTCGCGGGGCTCGTGTCGCTCTGGCTGATCCCGATTGCCGTCAGCCTCTGCCTTGCGGTGCCGCTTTCCGCGCTCAGCTCGCTTCAGGTCTCGCAACGCCTGCCTGCGAGCCTGCGCATGGACAGCCCCTTCACCCTGCGTGAACCTGCGGTTGTCGCCCGGGCCCGCAACGAGCGCGCCCGGATGGACACCCTGCTGCGGATCGCGGCCGAATAGTCAGTTGGCGGCGGGACGATCCGCCGCCTCCAGGGTCTCTGCCCAGTCCAGCATCATCGTCGCCCAGCCCTCCGGCACCAAATGTCCGCCTTTGTGAAGGGCAAATTCGAGCGCCGAGCCCGGCGTGCACCGATCCCATGCCCGGCGCAGGAAGGCACCTTCGGTCACGAAGCGGTCCGCCCGGAACTGCTTGCATCCGTTGACGTGGCGCCACATCTCGAGCGTGTCGTAGATGTCGCCCTGCATCAGCGCGTCGGGATCGTCTTCATCCTCGCCCCTCAGCACGCGTCCTTCCAATGGCACTGTGGTGTCCGTCCAGCCATGCGTGTGCAAAAGCCGCACCGGACCATCCTCGCACTGTCCGGGATGAGGACGCCAGAAGCCGCCCGCAACCGGAGCGTACGCCGCAAAGCTTTCCGGTGAGCGGCAGGCGACATAGGACGTCATCGCCCCCCCGACCGAGAAACCCGTCAGGATCATGCTGCCTGCATCCAGACCGAACCGCGCGGCGGCGTCGTCTCTTACCGATTCAAGAAAGGCGATTTCGTCGCGGGCAGTCGGTATGTCCAACATGAACGACCAGCCGCGCCAGCCGCGGACCGGTTGGATCGTCCCGTCCGGCGCAATCACGGCGTAGCCCCGCGACAGGGCCATGCGGTTCCAGTCCCGCGATTGCAGGGCATCTTTCCCGCTGGCCCTCGCGCCGTGCAGGTAGAGCAAAGCGCCGCGCGGTTTCCCTTCCGGGAGCGCCACGTGATAGACACCCAGCGGGACCGTGCAGGGCGCAGGATCGGGCCCGCATCCCGCCGCGGAACGCCCGGCCCCGGCCAATGTGATGGCAAGAACGCCCAGTGCACACGCCAGTCTCACCTCAATCCTCCTCCTGCAGGGGCAGTTCGCGTTGCAGCCAACCCGCCCCGGCGCCGGAACCGAGCATTCCCTCCGGGACGTCCAGCACCTCGGTGAAGCCTGCATCACGCAGCCTAGCGACCGTCCGGCGCGAACGCACCCCTCTTGCGCAGATCAGCGCGATCCTGCGCGAGCGGTCACCCCCGGCAAGCCGGTCGAGCGACGCCACAAAATCGTCTCTCCGCATGTCTAGCCCGATCGCACCCGCGCCGATGCCGGTGGCGCGCCATTCCTCGGGCCTGCGGATGTCGATAAGCAGCAGTTCGCCGCGCGCCGCAGCCGCATGGGCATCTTCCGCAGAAAGCTCCCCCGCGCCCGTTCGTGCCAGGATGTTGAACCAATTCGCCGCGCCGAGCCCCGCCGCGCCGAGTGCGCCAGCGCCGGCAAGAAGGGCAAGCCTGCGGTTCACCCCTCGGCCTGTGCGCAGGTCGGGATCGGCGGGCCGGTGCGTCAATTGTCAATCCCTCGGGGCGTTGCCCGAGAAGTCCGGGATCGCGCCGGCAGATGCTGGCTGACTTTCTATCTGCGGCCAGTTCGCCTCAGCGCGTTCGATGTTGCCAGCGATATCCTCTTCCCAGAACCCGACGACATTGCGGCTTATGTTCAGGTAAAGCCTGCCGTCCACAATGCGCCACAGGTCGGGATTGGCCGGGACCTTCCCGCCCTGCGACACGCCGTAGGCGCAATGGCCGTCGTATTGCGGGACGAATGCAGCCGGGTTTGCGTCGAAGCGCGCCTTGTTCTGCGGGGTCGAGAAGGCGAAGGTCGCTCCGTTGTATTCCGACACGATGCCGGAATCGCCCGGAACTGCAGGAGGCTGGGGCGTGCCGGGCGCATTCTGTTCCAGGTCGAAATAAGCGACGACGTCATAGCCCGACACGGCATATCCGGTCCGGTCGAGGTATTGCGGACCCGAGAAGGCCGCCGATGCAAGGGCCAGCGCCGTCGCGGCTGCTGCGATCAGAAGGAGAAATCGGTTCATGACAGGCTCCGGGACGTGATGTCGGACGGAGGCATCTAGCCATGAGCGAATGCATCCCGCAGCAATCTTGCACACATCTCTCGCCCTTGTGAGGGACGGGGCGGGGCGCGTGAAGCAGGGTGATCTGCCGGACCGCGCTACTTCAGGATCGGAGGTCGGGACGGGTCGCTGCCGGGGGCAGGTCGCACCGCAAGGGCCTTCGGTTCAGGCTGCGGAAGATCGAAGCGCAGACCAACCCGCGCGAGCCTCTCGACAAGTGGGTCGCCCGGCGCCGCGAATGTCACGTCAAGCGCAACATCCGCGAGGCCCGAGAATGTCAGCGCCTCGGACACCGCGCGGGCCAGCGCTCCCTGCGCGCCGGGAGCCGCGTCGATGAAGGCCAGCAGATACCCGCGCTTCGCGTCGTCTTGCGCCACAGCGGCAAGCCAGGCGCATTCGGCGCGGCCTGCGGCGCTGGAAAGCTTGGCATCCAGGGCATGGAGAAGCCGCTCGGGCAGACCTGCGGGCGGCAGCACCTTCGAAAAGCGCGCCTCTGTCTCTACCGGCGGATTGGCAAGCATCTCATGCAGCCAGTCGACAGCCGCGGGCGGCAGCAACTGCGACGAGGGGGCCACGTCGAGGTTCAGGCCAAGCCCGATGCCCTGCCCCGCGAGCATCTGGGCGATCACCCTGCCCGACAGGGCGGCATAAGGTGCCGGACGCCCGGTGAATTCCGAAAGCCTCTCCTCGCGGTCGAATACCAGCACATACTTTTCGGTGCCGAGATCGAAGATATCCGGCGTGATCGTGCCGTGCCCGTCCCTGGCATCCGTGGCAAGCAGCAGGAACAGTTCGCAATCCGCCAGCCGCTCGTAGAATCCCAGTTCGGCCGCGTTGTCCTGTGGCGCCTCCCGCATCGCGGCGAAGGCCCGGTCCAGCGGGGTCGTTTCGGTCATTTCAGAGCCTCCGATAGCCGGGCGCGCAGTTGCGGGATGATGTCGGTCTCGAACCAGGGATTGCGCTTAAGCCAGCCGTTGTTTCGCCAGCTTGGATGCGGCAGGGCGAAGATACCCTCGGCGTGCGAACCCCCGTCGCGCACCGCTTCTGTCACCGGCAGTTTCCGACCGAGATGCCAGGCAATCGCATAGCCGCCGATCAGCAGTGTCAGCCGGATGTCGGGCAACATCGCCAGGGCCTTTCCCCGCCAGGTTTCGGCACAGACCGCCGGCGGGGGGAGGTCGGCGCCCTGCATGTCATAGCCCGGGAAGCAGAAACCCATGGGAACGATGGCGACCCTGCTGCGGTCGTAGAAGGTTTCCTTGTCGATGCCAAGCCACGCGCGCAACCTGTCTCCGGAGGGATCGGTGAAGGGCCGGACAGAGCGATGCGCGCGCGCGCCGGGCGCCTGGCTCGCGATCAGGACGCGGGCGCCCGGGTCGAACCAGACAACGGGACGCGGCGCATGTGCGGTCGCTGTCGCCGCGAAGCGCGGGCGACAGATCGTGCAATTGCGCAGCTGGGGTCGGATATCTTCCGGCATGTGCCACAGGTAGGTCCGATGGGCCGCGCCGAAAAGGGCGAACTTCGGCTCTGCGCGCTGCAAAGGACTTGCGCGCCCCAGGTCGTTTCGATACTTCTAGAATCATGCAAATGGATGCGACTCAGGATCTTTCCCTTGCGCTCTCGGCCACCCGCTTCGCGGCCCTCGGCTCCGAGCAGCGGCTGAGTGTCTTGCGCAGCCTCGTCCGGGCAGGGCCGGAAGGGCTGAGCATCGGCGAACTCGGGGCGCGCACCGGCGTCACCGGAAGCACGCTGACCCACCACATGAAGATCCTTGCCGCAGCGGGACTTGTCACACAGGCGCGTCAGGGGCGCAGCATCATCTGCGCGGCGGTTGCCTACGACGAATTGCGCGCGCTTTCGGAATTCCTTCTCACAGAATGCTGCGCCGACCGCGCGGCCGCCGGCAAGGATCACGCACATGGCTGAACTCACGCAACGCTCCGTACGACCCGCCCTGCTGCGCCTTCGCCCCAATGCGTGGTGGATCACGCTGGCGGTGCTGGCCGTGCTTGCGGTCATGGACACAGGGCAGTTGCTTCCCGCCATTTCGTTCACCGCCGCCGCGCTGCTCCACACCGCCCCGTTCATCGCATTCGCCGTGTTCGCGGTGGCCTACCTGAAGGCCTCCGGGGCGGAAGGTCTGTTGGCGCGGGCGTTCGAGGGCCGCCAGCTGCGCATGATCGCGATGGCTGCCCTGCTGGGCGGGTTGTCGCCCTTCTGCAGCTGCGAGGTCATCCCGTTCATCGCCGCCCTTCTGGCCGT encodes:
- a CDS encoding tetratricopeptide repeat protein; its protein translation is MIHDICRSPVSIGSTQGLAHWNAMIRAFLAHGTETPAHLARLLEAEPDFAMGHAARGLFSLLLGRAEMIAVAREASADAHAAALRCTPYPREQAWIAALDRWLDGRPGASIAALEDALGLEAADTMSAKVSHAIRFVLGDAAGMRRSIERVLHAHDADHACRGYALGCHAFALEETGDYGAAEEVGREGLSHAPDDAWGLHAVAHVYDMTALPSLGIRLIDSHRSVWSHCNNFRYHVWWHKALLHLDRGEYDVALSLYDSQIRADRTDDYRDVANATSLLVRLELDGVAVGPRWEELADVAERRSSDGCLVFADLHYMLALAGGRRDTARIRMSARFARDSRRPGEMNQRFANPGQAALAGLNAFAEGRYDSAFRNLLAARPFMQRIGGSHAQRDVFERITIDSGLRAGQYDMADDLLCDRLRRRGGNEDRYTASRLARLDRIRRIPAQ
- a CDS encoding OpgC family protein yields the protein MSTIAQTRSSAKAPARVRDPRLDFFRGLAMFIILVAHTPQSWFPLVIPARFGFSDATEIFVFCSGMASAIAFGSVFRKQGWWMGTARVAFRCWQVYWAHIGTFLAIAAAAVAMNASGLGIRDYVEQLNLGFFFNDTPQNLVGLLTLTYVPNYFDILPMYLIVLAMMPFVVACYKAHPALALALVVGVWIAAQFNWLEMRAEPWSDREWFFNPFGWQLVFFTGFAFMSGWLPKPPRNRELALVAAVIVVVTVPFAYYRIISAFPAIDAWRIENDILIAKTDFGILRYVHFLALAYLCWVAVGKAGHRILPPTGDAPLAAVWRHVLAWIMKVGQQSLAVFITSMFLARVLGLALDMMGSESLFNQVIVLFSGFAILIVVAQCVGWFKSQPWRRAQVAK
- a CDS encoding glucan biosynthesis protein, with the translated sequence MIRREALSLLAGLALSPFAARAQTAEPGLQVGASEPFDPRVVVDRARDMAAGPYVPRPKIPQSWLDLSYDQYRSIWFDSRNALWENTETPQRVDVFPPGLYFPQAIELNTVEGGLARRVKFDLGVFDKTDQFPDVKLDDTLGYSGLRLRAELHQEGIFQEYAVFQGASYFRGIGADEGYGLSARGLALKTGDPEGEEFPDFVAFWVERPEPGVKSVVLHALLDSPSCTGAYRFDILPGDTLQMDISATIFARTDLSRIGLAPLTSMFLFDETMRDRFSDYRPAVHDSDGLLIRNGYGEVIWRPLCNPVALQLSAFSDENPRGFGLMQRARRFSNFNDLEALYHRRPSAWITPQGDWGAGSVVLVEIPSDKEIYDNIVCFWRPSEPVPAGGELSFRYALDWGDAPVPPSDQRLRVIGTAIGGHLGDETVVVIDFENSALVPEDLARVELSLQSSKESLTHSAVQRNPETKGPRATFSFDPGDEDLIEFSAQLRLDGTPLSEMWQYRWTSS
- the mdoH gene encoding glucans biosynthesis glucosyltransferase MdoH, giving the protein MNETASNYASGLMPLRQPLEMRPQDLRHAPAHRAAMSAPMRRAALLRLAVFGPALIGTALLLNGIYGWLSASGMAGLEWLLLLMIGATFIWVTLSVSTVGVAVAGLLATERDREGSNADVDPLNVALLVPIYNEVPADVFGNASAMLKELARRAGRHTYSLFILSDTRDDGIAEAELRALAALRTEAPEGFEVYYRRRAQNTDKKVGNILDWVTGWGAGYDAMLVLDADSLMTGRCIERLANEMSRDPDAGLIQSFPMLIGAETLFARIQQFSNVAYGWLLAEGLAIWSRSEGNYWGHNAIIRTRAFAECAGLPHLRGWNGRHDLILSHDFVEAGLLRRAGWRVRFLPRVSGSFEETPGTLIDYVLRDQRWCRGNLQHLRLLGTAGFHPVSRYHLFHGAVAYLLSPAWFALLVIWSLLGKDSETNVIRYFNESNPLFPDWPPEMSHIDSAVFLVIMYAMLLTPKLVSAGIIAAHPKAQRVFGGRGAFLSAVFFEILLSILYSPIMMIQQTRAVFRAAVGTQSGWNPQARKAQAYPLATLIRFHWPETLIGILLAIGLFAGLVSLWLIPIAVSLCLAVPLSALSSLQVSQRLPASLRMDSPFTLREPAVVARARNERARMDTLLRIAAE
- a CDS encoding PHB depolymerase family esterase codes for the protein MRLACALGVLAITLAGAGRSAAGCGPDPAPCTVPLGVYHVALPEGKPRGALLYLHGARASGKDALQSRDWNRMALSRGYAVIAPDGTIQPVRGWRGWSFMLDIPTARDEIAFLESVRDDAAARFGLDAGSMILTGFSVGGAMTSYVACRSPESFAAYAPVAGGFWRPHPGQCEDGPVRLLHTHGWTDTTVPLEGRVLRGEDEDDPDALMQGDIYDTLEMWRHVNGCKQFRADRFVTEGAFLRRAWDRCTPGSALEFALHKGGHLVPEGWATMMLDWAETLEAADRPAAN
- a CDS encoding rhodanese-like domain-containing protein, which translates into the protein MTHRPADPDLRTGRGVNRRLALLAGAGALGAAGLGAANWFNILARTGAGELSAEDAHAAAARGELLLIDIRRPEEWRATGIGAGAIGLDMRRDDFVASLDRLAGGDRSRRIALICARGVRSRRTVARLRDAGFTEVLDVPEGMLGSGAGAGWLQRELPLQEED
- a CDS encoding YHS domain-containing (seleno)protein; amino-acid sequence: MNRFLLLIAAAATALALASAAFSGPQYLDRTGYAVSGYDVVAYFDLEQNAPGTPQPPAVPGDSGIVSEYNGATFAFSTPQNKARFDANPAAFVPQYDGHCAYGVSQGGKVPANPDLWRIVDGRLYLNISRNVVGFWEEDIAGNIERAEANWPQIESQPASAGAIPDFSGNAPRD
- a CDS encoding SseB family protein, whose amino-acid sequence is MTETTPLDRAFAAMREAPQDNAAELGFYERLADCELFLLLATDARDGHGTITPDIFDLGTEKYVLVFDREERLSEFTGRPAPYAALSGRVIAQMLAGQGIGLGLNLDVAPSSQLLPPAAVDWLHEMLANPPVETEARFSKVLPPAGLPERLLHALDAKLSSAAGRAECAWLAAVAQDDAKRGYLLAFIDAAPGAQGALARAVSEALTFSGLADVALDVTFAAPGDPLVERLARVGLRFDLPQPEPKALAVRPAPGSDPSRPPILK
- a CDS encoding uracil-DNA glycosylase family protein, with amino-acid sequence MPEDIRPQLRNCTICRPRFAATATAHAPRPVVWFDPGARVLIASQAPGARAHRSVRPFTDPSGDRLRAWLGIDKETFYDRSRVAIVPMGFCFPGYDMQGADLPPPAVCAETWRGKALAMLPDIRLTLLIGGYAIAWHLGRKLPVTEAVRDGGSHAEGIFALPHPSWRNNGWLKRNPWFETDIIPQLRARLSEALK
- a CDS encoding ArsR/SmtB family transcription factor — protein: MQMDATQDLSLALSATRFAALGSEQRLSVLRSLVRAGPEGLSIGELGARTGVTGSTLTHHMKILAAAGLVTQARQGRSIICAAVAYDELRALSEFLLTECCADRAAAGKDHAHG